The nucleotide window catatgcattattcaaaatatgaaagtaaAGGACAGTTTATATAACATGGTTACTTCTTAACTAGGTAAACTCTTGGTAcaacaatgcaaataaaacatgtaatAAACTTAAAAGGATTTGGGGTATTTCCAAGGGGTTTTTAAAAACTCCTGAAAGGCATAATGCTGTTCTTTTGGAAGACATTCCTTGTGGTACCATTCTTTGCAAAGTTTGGTATCACATTGCCGCCTTCTGAAGGACGACTTAACTGCGCTACGGTtgtctaattcaaattcttaatgtgcataaaagaaaatagaatataatggatttggcctataggaaaaaaataaataaaatagtcagCTGCTAAGAGCTGtgcgcatttttatttttattcattggaattgttgcatgcatacatatttttaaaaagcaacagttatcgaacaacagccaaTGCATGACCAAAATAAGGTTGATCTGTCTTGTCCtgtaaaaacaagtcaaattttGCTGCTATATATATTATGAAATTTTTATGTTAAATACTATTATGAAATGAAGACTTTACTTGCAATTTTCTGCCTTACCAACGCATAGACATGTCTATATGGAATGCTGTATCCCCGTATAatacgcggactgcggacagctACCCTGTGGCAGTGGTGCCACTTcgaaaatcgggaaaactcggaattttttacaaaagacCTGAAAAACCTGATTGCCAGATCACTGTAAACCTGCTGAAAACTTgcacatttttctaaaaaccCTGCTaaaaacttgaatttttttttgaaaaacctgaaaaaacttGCTgaaaatttgtaattttttcatgaaaatgaCCTTTTTAAGTCTTTATctgtatttcaatttcaatttttgaaacagttGAACATAGAAGATCATTAAGAATAAGACAAACAGAAAACGTTAACTGGATTAAATATTATGGAACGCGAATCACATTGTGCATCACGAAAACTTTCGATTTTCATTGGAAAATTTATCAGAGAAATTCTCTGATAGAAGGAAAGGACTTCTATTTGACTCCATCTCTTTCACCAGGATCGACAACTGCATTAGATTTGACTTTTGATACTACTTCAAGTAGTTCGTCAGGAAAGATATGATTGTGAGCGCTTTTTCCTCCATttaaaaaccatttttttatatGCAATAAACTCAAGAgtgatgtcatttttttttcgtcagtTCAAATCTGATGTGGACGAAGAAGACATGAATTGGGGCCAACTACTTTGTTTAACACCAAAATTCTGAGCAAAAACGAAGTAatagtttaaataaatataaaggATCTGAGGCTTTGAGCatggtttttcctttttcgttcaGCAGAGCAGACGATTACACGAAAACGACAAGGCGTAAACGCGGCAAGTTCCAATTTTTTATATGTGGCGTTGTCAACTCATCTAATTTAAACcgcttttttcttaaaaactgaaaaaatgtccaaaaaagacacaaaataactgaaaaaaacTGTGAAAAACCTGCAAAAGTGATAAAAACCTACAAAAACTTGCAAACCTgcaagataaaaaagaaaacttgtcCAGACCCTCGAAAACCTGCAGAACAGGTTAAAACCTGCAAAGTGGCAACACTGCCCtgtggagaaactgcggactgctgtaaaaaattttgggccagtccgcaggtgaaagtccgcagtttctcctgtccgcagtccgcggtccgcgtccgcattttatcctggcccaTGAGCGTCTTTGTTTATTAGATGTTAGCTTGTCACATTTTGCACGGCTGTAATCCTATCGTTTAGCCCGACAACTTTTGGTGTTGTAAGTCCTCAATAATTCTTAATCTAGTATTCTGTCTAGCTCGGCCTAGCTTAAGCTAATGTGTTGAGTTTAATGGCAGCATTTGGAATATCTTTCTGAAATGAAattcagagagaaaaaatgtCGGAATCGACGGATGCATCTTCTTGTCCCGGTCTTGGTCACGGTGCTCCCCCAAGCACGATCGGTGGAGAATCCCCATCGGCAGCTCTCTTACCAAATCCAATAATAAcgaaaagaacaagaaccCAATCCATGTGATTTCCAATGCAAGATTTATGTAAAGTATGAAAAACATAATAAGACTTTTGTTGACAGGTTGGAACTAGCTTTGGACAACCCTATTGAAAATGGTGTGATCAAGAGCTTTTGCAGAGTGAAAGGTCATGGTttcataaagaaaaatgatggGGACGAAATTTTTGTTCACGTGTCAGAGTAGGTTGTCTTTTTTCTGatgaaataattcaaatatttATCTACTATTTACTTACTAGCATTGATGGAGAGTATGTCCCAAGGATTGGAGATGAGGTGTCTTTTCGTAAACTTCTAGTGCCACCAAAACTGGAGAAATTCCAAGCTGTTCATGTTCAAATAACGAATTTCACACCTGAAGTTCATCAGCGTTGGACATCAGGTATGCTGAGAGAGCACATTTTAAAAGTTGTGTTCTCATACtgttgcttttgttttgtAGCACTTACAGCAGAAGAAAGTCATGAAGGTTCAAGGCCAACTTCTCCTAGCAGCATGAATGTAGATTCATAGCACTGGCTCTGATTATGTCATCAATGTCCAAGATTTCATAGCACCACAGTTCTAGACTTTGTTTTGAAACTCTTCAAAAGCTTTCTGCTGTATCTTCCTATTGCATCACTAACATGCATCAAGTATCAAACTTCTCCTATTTCACTAAACATTCTTTAAAATGTGATTTTTTAtcgtaaaaataatttatttggtTAGGGAAGTACAACATCAAAATCACcgtacttctacatgtaagtGAAAATCAGAAAATCTTTGGGTAGTAAACATGTTAGAAGCTTAAATTTAAAGGATTTGAGTTTTTAACACGTGCAATGAGATTTTGGGACTTCTTGCACAAATTATtgctaaatgaataaaaagacTGTTCAACCAACAACTAAGGAAACAATCATTCTCAAATACAACTCAACTACGAATCAACTACATTTCCATGCACAAACTCCCAAATTACTATTTAAGAACATGTATATAATATTTTTAGTTTCATATGAAATTTCTAAAGCAAAAGTTTCCCCAACAACACAATGCCAAGATGGACCACACCTTTTATCAAGAGTTTCTTTTATCTGTTTTGCAGctgcctaaaaaaaaaaatgaactataAAACTAGTAAACTTGTAAAAAGACAGGCAGCTACACCTCATGATTAGACGGATATTTTTCACAGGATGCAACGATGATTTCCACACATTCATGTTTGGTTTCTTCACACAAGTCTGCATGCTGATGGAGACACCAATAATCAGAATGTTAGCTGATTATTAGAAAAATCGTATCCGAACGTTTATTTACCCGAATTAGTGGGTAATAATGGATAGCCTTTCTAGAAGCAGCCATGTCCGAGTCGTCCCTTCTGTTCAAATCTGCGGTTGTATCCATTCTGTAGGAGCTAATAAATCAATAAGTGAGGTAAAAAAGTAACAAGTTGATGGGAATGGGGCGAAAAATCAATTTTAGTATACGGCCCACGATTTCTTTGTCTCGTGATGCTCGCTATTATGACAACCAATTGCTGTCTTCTAACCTCAATTGGCGTAGACTACTACACGATCGTCTATTTATTGACATAACAAGTCACCTGGTAAGTTAAATATGTTTCCCCTGAGcctcactagatggcgttcgAGAAGCAAATGTAAAATCCTAAGTCTAGTCGATTTAGCTGTCGTCTGAAACACGTGCTAAAtgaactttttaaaaattggtGTTGTATCGAGCATAAAAAAAGCTCTTAGTTTGCACCTTCTTATCAGTCATTTGCCGAAAACCAGATCTGATTTTTTCGTGAGAACATATCGTTTAACTGCTAACATGACAGAAATTCTCAAAACAGAGAAACCCTCCGGAATGAAGCAGGTCGAGGCCGATCCTGCAGTTAGTGCTAACCAAATTTTAGAAACTGCCGACTTGGAAAAAATTCAGATAGCAGAAGATATCGCTGAAGCAAGAACAGATAGAGAAGTTCCACCTGTCCATACTGAACAATTGTTAACATCAAGTGATAAGGGAACAGCAGAAGAATCCAACGAAGGAAATGCTGTGGAAGTGCAAGTATCAGAGGTATTTAATATCTTTTATCTTTGCACCTGCATATGAATCTGCTAAAGTTAGTACCATCTCACATagaaatgtttcttttttgatgaattatcaaaagtTCAGTTTTGGGTTGTGAAGGTGGCACTTTCCGTGAATGTCTTCTTGAATATTCAAAGCCAACATCAAATTCAGTCTGAAATGAACAATCACCCTTTTCAATTAAAGTCAATCTTTTTTCTGAGATAAGCAtaatccaatttttttttccatttggttatGCTGACCTAAAATAACTAGTACTCGGAATGGCTTGATATTTACCCATTGCCAAAGAATGGCAATAGAAATATTGGTCAGAATTAGGTGTCATGCTATCCAATTGCCATCTGTTTCCACCTGTTTTCCTGCAGTTTGTTGATCTTCGTTTTTAGCTAGCAGCACTTTCCGCCATCTGACGGAGTAAATGACGCGCCTGACGTTATTGTTAAACTCGTCAGAAACAACAATCGTTGGGAATGGCGCAAGAAAGACTAACACAACTCCCTCGTGTTATCGTAAATTTGACCGACAATCAAATTAGTTCTTCGGCTCTCtttctaaaagttttttttttttttttcgtgactCCTATGGCCTCTCCTAGTCTTTCGATTGATATTTTGAGTTCCCAATTGACCAAA belongs to Daphnia magna isolate NIES linkage group LG1, ASM2063170v1.1, whole genome shotgun sequence and includes:
- the LOC116931420 gene encoding dynein axonemal light chain 4 translates to MDTTADLNRRDDSDMAASRKAIHYYPLIRHADLCEETKHECVEIIVASCEKYPSNHEAAAKQIKETLDKRCGPSWHCVVGETFALEISYETKNIIYMFLNSNLGVCAWKCS
- the LOC116931396 gene encoding cold shock domain-containing protein CG9705; the protein is MSESTDASSCPGLGHGAPPSTIGGESPSAALLPNPIITKRTRTQSMLELALDNPIENGVIKSFCRVKGHGFIKKNDGDEIFVHVSDIDGEYVPRIGDEVSFRKLLVPPKLEKFQAVHVQITNFTPEVHQRWTSALTAEESHEGSRPTSPSSMNVDS